The segment CGAACCATGACGATCTGGACCCCGACGTCGGCCCGGGCGTGCTGGTCTGGAACCGGGAGAACGCCCGCGGCTTCATCGCGAAATACCAGGCGTTCCTCTTCTTTCCGCTGCTCACCCTGCTGGGTATCTCGCTGAAGAAGGACAGCGTCCGGGCGTTGCGCGACGGCACGGTCAAGCGGCGCGGCCTGGAGGCCACGCTCCTCGGCGTGCATTTCATCGGGTACGCCGCCGCGCTGCTCCTGGTGCTCAGCCCGCTGCAGGCACTGGCCTTCTTCGTCGTGCACCAGGCCCTCTTCGGCGTCTACCTCGGCCTGACGTTCGCGCCGAACCACAAGGGCATGCCGCACCCGGACGGCACCGAGGACTTCCTCCGCAAGCAGGTGCTGACGTCCCGCAACGTCCACGGCGGGTGGTTCGTCGACACCGCGCTGGGCGGGCTGAACTACCAGATCGAGCACCACCTGTTCCCGGCCATGCCGACGCCGAACCTGCGTAAGGCCCAGCCGCTGGTGCAGCGGTACTGTGCGGAGATCGGGGTGCCGTACGAGATCACCAGCCTGACCGACTCCTACCGGCAGGCGCTGCGGCACCTGCACGAGGTGGGGGCCGACTTGCGGGCCGGCTGACCCGTCCGGGCGACTGTCCACCCAGGCGACGGAGGCTACCCGCCGGTACGCGCGTAAAGTGTGCGTTACCCCTGGTAGTTAACGAGATTTAACCGGCGGGTATTTGGCGTTTGTCTAGGATTAAGGTCTAGAGTGCCGCGCGTGAAGGTGACCTTGCAGGAGATCCGGGAGCGGACCTACAAGCCGGTCGACGCGTGGTGGACCGTGCTTCTGGTCGACCCGCTGGCAGCTCGGCTGGTGCGTCTGGTTGCGCCCTATCGGTGGATCACGCCCAATGTTCTGACCCTCGTCGCGACTATTTTCGGTACCGGTGCGGCGGTCTGCTTCGCCATGGGCGATCGCTGGTTCCTGGTCGCCGGGGCGGTGCTCTTCCACCTGAGCTTCGTGGTCGACTGCATGGACGGCAAGATCGCCCGGCTGAACGGGACCGGCACGATGTTCGGGCAGTGGCTCGACTTCGTGCTTGACCGGGTCCGGGTGTTCTTCATCGCGCTGGCCCTGTTCGGCGGGCAGTACGTGCACACCGACGAGGTGGCGTACCTCTGGCTGATGGCCGTCGCGATCTTCCTGGACCTGTTCCGCTACCTGAACAGCAGCCAGATGACCAAGGTCCGGCGCAGCATGAGCGACCAGCTCGCCGAGCTGCAGCCGCCGCAGCAGGTGCACCCTGAGGCGCCCGCCGAGATGGCCGAGCCGGGCGACGAGATGCCCGACCAGGCGGTGTCGACGAAGCGGCGGATCGGGGACTTCCTCCGGGCCCGCCGGATCCGGACCCACCTGATCAGCGGCATCGAGTACGAGATGTTCGTATTCATCATCGGCCCGCTGACCGGCCTGATCTTCCCGGTCACCATCGTGGCCGGCGCCGGCCTGCTGGTCTTCGAGACCTTCCTGATCTACAAGCTCTACGGCGCCTGCCGGGCCTTCCCGGCTCGGCTCGCGGCCGCCCAGCGGGAGCACGACGCCCGAGTGGCGCAGACGGCCACCTCGGTCTGAACCGGACAACCTCGAGCACCCCGGCGGGACTCCGCCGGGGTGCTCCTGTTTTGAAACCCGCGTTTCTCGCGGGCCCGGGATCCGGTGCCGAACAGACGATCATGACTGCCCAACCGCTGATCCTGGACCGGCCGGCCGAGCCGGCCCGCGGCGTGCCGCTCACCGTCCGTCTGCGCCTGCTGAGCACGGGGTCCGGGCGGCCGATGCCGGGGTACGCGGTGAGCCTGTGGCACTGCGCGCCGGCCGGTGGACCCGGTGCCCGTGCACGGCAGGTCGCCGACCCCGACGGCTGGGTGTCGTTCCCGAGCGCCTTCCCGGACGCCGGGGCGGGCCGCTGGCCGCACGTGCACTTCGAGGTGTCCCGCGCCGGGGTCCGGCTGCACGCCGCCCAACTCGCCCTTCCGGGGGACGCCTGCGCGCAGGCCTTCGGACGGCGGCAGCTCACCGGGCAGACGCTCGGCGCGGACGGATGCTTCGCCGAGGGGTGGGCGCTGGAGATGCCGTCGGTCACCGGCGACGCCGTCCGGGGTCTGGTGGCCACCCGTACCGTCGGTCTCTGAACCCGGGGCACCGGCTAGATTTGCCCGATGCCGCGACGCCGACTGTTGTATCTGCTCGCCGTCGTCGCGATGTTGGGACAGATGGCGTTCGCCATGGTGACCACCGCGGTGCAGCAGTCGCCGACCATCGACGAGCCGGTCTACGTGGCCACCGCCGAGGTCTACCGCCAGCAGCACAGCCTGCGTTACAACCCGGAACATCCGCCGCTCGGCAAGCTGATCATCGCGGCCGGCACCGCGTTCGCCGGACCCGAGCTGGACCCCGGCTATCCCGGCAACCAGACCCGGCTCGGCCGGCACCTGCTCTACGAGAACGGCAACAACCCGTTCCAGGTCATGCTCTGGGCCCGGCTGCCGATCATCCTGCTCACCCTGCTGTTCGGCCTGGTCGTGCTGGCCTTCGCCCGGGACCTGGCGGGCCCGGTGGGCGGGTTGATCGCCCTCGCCCTGTACGCCTTCTCCCCCGACGTGATCGCCCACGGCTCGCTGGCCACCCTGGACGTGCCCGCCGCCGGGATGCTGCTCACCGCCGCCTGGCTGACCTGGCGAGCCCGGAACCGGCCACTGCTCTGTCTACCGTTGGCCGGGGCAGCGCTCGGAGCGGCGCTGGCGACACGGATGAGCGTGCTTCCGGCCGTACCCCTGCTGGTCCTTCTCGCCGCGCTCTCCGCCTGGCATGCGCAACGGGCGCTGCCGGAGCGACCACCCACGGCGCTCAGGCGCCGCCTGTTGCTCACCGCGGCGGCCACGCTCGGCGTCGGGCTGCTCGCGGTGGCGCTGGTCTGGCTCACCTACCTGGCGGTGGATCCGCGGCTGCGCTGGACCTCGCCGTCCGGCCTGCCCGACCCGGCCGGGCTGAAGGGGCTCGCGGTCGACCTGATGCCGTTCCCGCAGGCCTACCGGGACGGGATGCTGGTCCAGCTCAAGTTCGAGAACAAGCTCTACAACGGGTTCCTGCTGGGTGAGGCCTACCGCGGGTCGCCCTGGTACTACATGCCGGTCGCGCTGCTGATCAAGACGCCGCTCGGCATGCTGGCGCTCTGGGCGGCCGGCGCGATCACCATGCTGGTCCTGCCCAAGCTGCGGATCGCGGCGCTGTACCTGCTGCCGATCTCGGCGGTGTTGCTGCTGTTCACGATGACCGGCAGCCGGAACTTCGGCACCCGGTACGTGGTCTTCCTGCCGCTCTTCCTGGCGGTGGCGGCGGGCACCGTGGCGCTGATCCGGTTCCGATGGGCGCACATCACCGCCGGTGTCCTGGTGCTCTCCGTGGCGGTCGGTTCGCTGCTCACGTTTCCGTACTACCTGCCCTACTCCAATGTGGCGTTCGGCGGGACCGACAACACGCACCGGAACCTGCACGACGCGAACGTCGACTGGGGGCAGGACCTGGCCCGGCTCGGCCGGCACCTGAAGACCCGGTATCCGGGGGAACGGATCTGGCTGGTCTACAAGGGGGCCGGGGTGCCCAGCTACTACGGGATCACCGCCGAGGATCCGTACGCCGTACCGGAGGAGCAGGTCCGCGGCCTGCTGGTGATCTCCGACTCCCGGGTGGCGCTGGCCGGCCCGCGCCTGAAGCGGCTGATCGAGAGCAGCACCCGGATCGACCAGGTCGGCCACTCGATCAGCATCTATCGACGCTGACATCTTCCGGTTACCGGCCGGTAATGCTTAGGTGATGCGATGACGCACTACGACATCGTGATCGTGGGCAGCGGCTTCGGTGGCAGCGTCAGCGCACTGCGCCTGGCGGAGAAGGGCTACCGGGTCGGCGTGCTCGAGGCCGGCCGCCGGTTCACCCCGGAGACCCTGCCCAAGACCTCGTGGGACCTGCGCAACTTCCTCTGGGCGCCGAAGCTGGGCCTGCGCGGCATGCAGCGGATCACCCTGCTCAAGGACATCATGGTGCTCTCCGCGGCCGGTGTCGGCGGCGGCTCTCTGGTGTACGCGAACACGCTCTACGTCCCGCCGGCGCCGTTCTTCGCCGACCCGCACTGGTCCGGGATCACCGATTGGAAGGCGGAGCTGTCGGCCTTCTACGACCAGGCGTCACGGATGCTCGGCGTCACCCAGCAGCCGACGATGACCCCGGCGGACGTGGTGTTCAAGCAAGTCGCCGAGGACATGGGGGTGGGGCGCACGTTCCGGCTCACCCCGGTCGGCGTGTACTTCGGCGAGCCCGGCAAGACCGTGCCGGACCCGTACTTCGGTGGCGCCGGCCCGGACCGGACCGGCTGCATGGAGTGCGGCAACTGCATGATCGGCTGCAGGGTCGGCGCGAAGAACCGGCTCGACGTCAACTACCTCTACCTGGCCGAGCGGGCCGGTGCGGTGGTGCACCCGGACACCGAGGTGACCGCGCTGCGTCCCACCTCCGACGGCTGGCATCTCTCCGTTAGAAACGGATCATTCACCGCGAGCCAGGTGATTCTTTCGGCCGGCGCGCTCGGGACCCAGCGGCTGCTGCACGCCATGAAGGACACCGGCGTACTGCCCGGCATCTCCGACCGGCTCGGCCAGCTGACCCGGACCAACTCCGAGGCGCTGCTCGGCGCGGAGACCAAGGACGTGCCCGAGCAGCCGTTCTCCAAGGGCATCGCGATCACGTCGTCGTTCCACCCGGACGCGGACACCCACATCGAGCCGGTGCGCTACGGCCCGGGCAGCAACGCGATGGGTCTGCTGTCGACGATCCTGGTCGACGGTGGGCGGATCCCGCGGCCGCTGCGGTTCCTCTGGGAGGCACTGCGGCACCCGGTGGTCTTCGCCCACTCGATCTCGGTACGGCGGTGGAGCGAGCGGACGATCATCGCACTGGTCATGCAGTCGGTGGACAATTCGCTCACGGTACGGCGTACGAAGCGCGGGCGCCTGACGACGTCGATGGGCCACGGCAACCCGAACCCGACCTGGATCCCGGTCGGGCACGAGGCGGTCCGCCGCATCGCGGACCGGATCGGCGGGTATCCCGGCGGGACCGTAGGTGACATCTTCGACATTCCACTCACCGCACACATTCTGGGCGGCGCGACGATCGGCGCCTCGCCTGCCGAAGGCGTGGTCGACGCCTACCACCGCGTCTACGGCTATCCGGGCCTGCACGTGATCGACGGCTCGGCGGTCCCGGCGAACCTCGGGGTCAACCCGTCGCTGACCATCACCGCGATGGCCGAGCGGGCCATCGCCCTCTGGCCGAACAAGGGCGACGAGGACCGCCGGCCGTCGATCGGCGAGGCCTACCAGCGGCTGGAGCCGATCGCGCCGCGCTCACCCGCGGTCCCGGCCCACGCGCCGGCGGCCCTGCGCCTCCGATGAACCCGCAACGCCCGCCCGCCAACATGCCCGCCCACGCGGGCCCGCCCCCTCGCGCCGACCTGCTCTTTCGCACGGGCCTGCCCGCTCGCGCCGGCCTGCCCGCTCGCGCCGGCCTGCCCGCTCGCGCCGGCCTGCTCACTTTCGCGGGCCGGCGATGATCCACTCTCTGCCGGCGGTGCCCGCTGTCAGCCCATGCGAGACCCTGGTCCGCCGGCCGCATCCCCGGCTGCGCGACCACGTGTTCTCCTACAGCGGTTTCCGCACCGCGGAGCCGATCGCGCACCGCATTCTGCCGATCAACATCCCCGCGCTGATCATCGACATCACCGGCGCGGGGCGGGTGGTGACCGGCGCGAGCAGCAGCCCGGTGGTCGAGCAGGCGGTCCGCTGGGGACACGGCGTCACGGTCGGCCTCACCCCGGCCGGCGTGCTTGCGCTGCTCGGGGTACCGATGCGGGAGCTGACGGACCGTTCCGTCCCGCTCGGCGACCTGCTCGGCGGCCGCGACGCCTCACTCGCCGAACGCCTGGCCGCCCTGCCCTCCTGGACCGCCCGCTTCGACGCGCTCGACACCTGGCTGGCTTCCCGGTTGCGCTCCAGTTCGGAAGATCCGCTGGTCACGGCCGCGTGGTCGCGGCTGCAACGCGGCCCAACCCGCAGCCGGGTGGCGTCGGTCGCGGTCTCGCTCGGCGTCAGCCGGCGCCGACTGGAGACCAGCTTCCAGCGCCGGATCGGCCTCACACCGGGCACGGTCGCCCGAATCGCACGCTTCCAGCGCGCAGTCGACATGATCGCGGTGGGCACGGCGCTGCCCCGGGTGGCAACAGATTCGGGGTACGCCGACCAGCCGCACCTGACTCGCGAAGTGGGCGCCTTCGCTGGGGTGACACCAACCGCCCTGCGCGACGCGTTGTCCGCCGCGATGCCACGGGTCCCCTCCACTGCATCGCCCCGTCCTACCGCCGTCCCCTCCGCGGCATCGAGCCGTGCTCCCGCCGATCCTTCCCGGCAGCGCGCATTCGTTCAAGACGCGCCGGCCGGGCGCCCGTAGTTTCGGGGCATGACGCTCACCGGAAAGACGGCCATCGTCACCGGAGGTTCCCGCGGCATCGGCCGGGCCGTGGTCCAGCGGCTCACCGCCGACGGGGCTCGGGTGATCTTCACCTATCGCGCCAGCAAGGCCGCCGCCGAAGAACTGGCGGACGAGCTCGGCGCCACCGCTGTCCAGTGTGACCAGGCGGACCCGGCCACTGCGGTCCCCGCTGTGTTCGACAGCGTGCGCAACGACGGCTTCGACATCCTGGTCAACAACGCGGCTGTCAGCGGCTCCCAGCCGATCGCCGAACTGACCGCCGACGACTTCGACCGGATGATGACGATCAACGTGAAGTTCTCGCTGCTGGCGATCCGCGAGGCGATTCCACTGCTCCGGGACGGCGGCCGGATCATCAACCTGTCCACGCTGAACACCGTGGTACCCGCTCCTGGCCTGGCCCTCTACTGCGCCAGCAAGGCCGCACTCGAACAGGTCACCGCGGTCGCGGCCCGCGAACTGGGCGGCCGCGGGATCACGGTGAACACCGTCTCACCGGGCGCCACCGACACCGACATGCTGCGCGGCGCCAACACGCCCGAGGGCCTCACCCAGTCCGTCGCCTTCACCGCCCTGCAGCGTCTCGGCCAGCCGGCCGACGTGGCTGCGGTGATCGCCTTCCTGGCCGGCCCGGACGCGGCCTGGGTGACCGGCCAGAACATCCGCGCCTCCGGCGGCCTCCTGGTCTAACCCGGCTGACACCCAGCGCTGCCTCAACGACCCGGACACAACACTGACCGTCAGCCCAACAAACGAGCTGACACCCAGCGCTGCCTCAACGACCCGGACACAACACTGACCGTCAGCCCAACAAACGAGCTGACACCCAGCGCTGCCTCAACGACCCGGACACAACACTGACCGTCAGCCCAACAAACGAGCTGACACCCAGCGCTGCTTCAGCGGCCCGGACACGGCGCTGGCTGTCAGCCCAACAAACGAGCTGACACCCAGCGCTGCTTCAGCGGCCCGGACACGGCGCTGGCTGTCAGCCCAACAAACGAGCTGACACCCAGCGCTGCTTCAGCGGCCCGGACACGGCGCTGGATGTCAGCTGGAGTTGTGCTTCAGCCCGGCGGCGGCGTTAGGGCCTGGAGTGGCTGGTTGGTCGCTGGGGAGAGCGGGGACTTTTCGTCACTCGTACCCCTAAAGCACGAAAGCGTCCGTCCACAACTGCCGTGACCGGCCTGACAAGGCCTCCATGAGGCCGACGGCCTGGCTGTCGGTCAGGCCGGCGACGAAATCGATGACCGCGCGGCCGCGGCCCCGGCTGATCCGGTCCGGGGTGTCGGTGGGTAGCTCGGCCTCGGCGAGTTCGACCAGGTCGCGGAGGCGGCGAGGGAGGCGCTGGGCCTCATCGGGGTCGGTCAGCCAGGCGAGCAGCGCTTCCACGAGCGAGGCGAGGAGGCGGGCCTGACCGCGCTGGTGCAGGGCCAGGTCGGGGCGTTCCAGGACGAACCGGTTCTGCACGAATTTGAGGATCTGCACCTCGTGCCACTGGGCGCGGGCCAGCTGGACGTGACCGCTGCGGATCGCGGGATGGCCGATCATCTCGATCGACTCGACTAGGCGGCGGGTCCAGTTCGCGGAGAACGCCGCCACCCGGGCCTCGGCCTCGAGCGAACCGTCGAACGGGCGGGCCAGCAGGCCGTCCACCAGCTCGGCCCGGACCAGCTCGACGGCGTCGGCGAACGCCTCGTCGTCGGCGATCCAGTCGTCCTTGCGGTGCAGCTGGCGGCGCAGCGACTCGATGGCGCCGCCGGCCCGGTTCAGGTCGGTCTCGGAGCGCCAGCGCTGCCAGGCCATCAGTTCGGCGGCGACCGCGCCCTGCTGCAGGACGCCGACGCGGTGCACGTCCTCCAGGTCGTGGATGGCGTACGCGATGTCGTCGGCCGTGTCCATCACCGACGCCTCGACCGTCTGCTGCCAGTCGGCGACCCGCCCGGCGAACGGCGCCCGGGCCGCGCGCATGTCGTTGACCTCGGTCGAGTACGCGTTGAACTTGAGCGAACCACCGTCCGGATCGTCCGGAACCACGGCGGCGCCGCGGGGCGCCGGGTCCATGAAACGCGGGTGCGGGTCCGGGTAGGTGCGCCGGGTCCACGGGTACTTGAGGATCGCCGCCCGGGTGGCGTTCGTCAGGTTCAACCCGATCGTCGCCTGGCCGCGGATCTCCGTGCTGGTGACTATCCGGTACGACTGGGCGTTGCCCTCGAAACCGTCCCGCAGCCGCAGCCGGTTGCGGGCCAGCCGGTCCAGCACCCGCTCGCCGAGGTGCCCGAACGGCGGGTGCCCCAGGTCGTGGGCGAGCGCGGCCGCCTCCACCACGTCCGGGTCGCAGCCGCCCAGCTTCTCCGCCAGGTCCGGCTGGGCATCGCGGACCCGCTCGGCGATCGCCCGGCCCACCTGCGCCACCTTGAGGCTGTGGGTGAGCCGGTTGTGCACCAGCAGACCGGCTCCGCCCGGGCTGATCACCTGGGTGACGCCGGCCAGCCGGGCCAGGAAGGGTGAGCTGACGATCCGGTCCCGGTCCACCCGGAACGGGCTCGACGCGAGGTCACCGGGTGCGACCAGGCTGTCGCCGAAGAGCCGCTGGGCACGGGGATCGTCCATGCCCGGAGGTTACCGGGCCTGCAGCGCGTCCAATGCCACGGCCATCGCCACGACCAGGCGACGGTCCAGGTTCGGGTCCTGGATCGTCACGTGGAAGCTGTCGCGCAGGCCCCACTTGCGCACCACCGAGAACGCCGGGTGCCCACCGATCGTGAAATCGAAGTGGTACGGCAGCCAGGACAGCGAGTCCACGAAACGGCGCAGGATCGCGACCCAGGCGTTGCGCTCCTGGCCGACCAGTTCGCCGTACCCCGGCTGCTCCAGCGTCCAGGTGGACCGCAGCAGCGAAGCCGCGAACTGCTTGCGGAACAGGCCGATCGGCTGGCCGGCGGCGTCGGTCACGTCGTAGGTGGCGCCCAGATCGATCGCCTGGCGGGCCCGGAACCCGAGCAGCGGCGTCTGCTTGGTGTCGTCGGTGTAAAGGGTCACCTGCTCCTTGAACGCCATCCGCTTCTGCTGCGCGAAGGCGAGGACACCGGCCTCCTCACCGTTCGGTCCGGCGGCGTGCACCTCGTACTGGTTGACCATGAGACGGATGCGCTGGCGAACGATGAGCTCTTGCTGAGACTGAAGGGTGTTGATCGTCACCGCGGCAGTGTGTCATACCCGTCACAGGCTGAGGGGACGCTGAGGCGCACGCTGGCGACAGGGGGCTGGTGCCGGTCAGACTGGGCAGA is part of the Actinoplanes sp. NBC_00393 genome and harbors:
- a CDS encoding fatty acid desaturase family protein is translated as MTTTAERRTAGSDFAELNRRINAAGLLRRRPAYYAVRLSLVALALAGGWTAFFLIGSSWWTLAVAAFLAVVFAQVALVAHDLAHRQVFRTNKPSARAGLIAGNLAIGMSYGYWMDKHTKHHANPNHDDLDPDVGPGVLVWNRENARGFIAKYQAFLFFPLLTLLGISLKKDSVRALRDGTVKRRGLEATLLGVHFIGYAAALLLVLSPLQALAFFVVHQALFGVYLGLTFAPNHKGMPHPDGTEDFLRKQVLTSRNVHGGWFVDTALGGLNYQIEHHLFPAMPTPNLRKAQPLVQRYCAEIGVPYEITSLTDSYRQALRHLHEVGADLRAG
- a CDS encoding CDP-alcohol phosphatidyltransferase family protein codes for the protein MKVTLQEIRERTYKPVDAWWTVLLVDPLAARLVRLVAPYRWITPNVLTLVATIFGTGAAVCFAMGDRWFLVAGAVLFHLSFVVDCMDGKIARLNGTGTMFGQWLDFVLDRVRVFFIALALFGGQYVHTDEVAYLWLMAVAIFLDLFRYLNSSQMTKVRRSMSDQLAELQPPQQVHPEAPAEMAEPGDEMPDQAVSTKRRIGDFLRARRIRTHLISGIEYEMFVFIIGPLTGLIFPVTIVAGAGLLVFETFLIYKLYGACRAFPARLAAAQREHDARVAQTATSV
- a CDS encoding phospholipid carrier-dependent glycosyltransferase, whose translation is MPRRRLLYLLAVVAMLGQMAFAMVTTAVQQSPTIDEPVYVATAEVYRQQHSLRYNPEHPPLGKLIIAAGTAFAGPELDPGYPGNQTRLGRHLLYENGNNPFQVMLWARLPIILLTLLFGLVVLAFARDLAGPVGGLIALALYAFSPDVIAHGSLATLDVPAAGMLLTAAWLTWRARNRPLLCLPLAGAALGAALATRMSVLPAVPLLVLLAALSAWHAQRALPERPPTALRRRLLLTAAATLGVGLLAVALVWLTYLAVDPRLRWTSPSGLPDPAGLKGLAVDLMPFPQAYRDGMLVQLKFENKLYNGFLLGEAYRGSPWYYMPVALLIKTPLGMLALWAAGAITMLVLPKLRIAALYLLPISAVLLLFTMTGSRNFGTRYVVFLPLFLAVAAGTVALIRFRWAHITAGVLVLSVAVGSLLTFPYYLPYSNVAFGGTDNTHRNLHDANVDWGQDLARLGRHLKTRYPGERIWLVYKGAGVPSYYGITAEDPYAVPEEQVRGLLVISDSRVALAGPRLKRLIESSTRIDQVGHSISIYRR
- a CDS encoding GMC family oxidoreductase; amino-acid sequence: MTHYDIVIVGSGFGGSVSALRLAEKGYRVGVLEAGRRFTPETLPKTSWDLRNFLWAPKLGLRGMQRITLLKDIMVLSAAGVGGGSLVYANTLYVPPAPFFADPHWSGITDWKAELSAFYDQASRMLGVTQQPTMTPADVVFKQVAEDMGVGRTFRLTPVGVYFGEPGKTVPDPYFGGAGPDRTGCMECGNCMIGCRVGAKNRLDVNYLYLAERAGAVVHPDTEVTALRPTSDGWHLSVRNGSFTASQVILSAGALGTQRLLHAMKDTGVLPGISDRLGQLTRTNSEALLGAETKDVPEQPFSKGIAITSSFHPDADTHIEPVRYGPGSNAMGLLSTILVDGGRIPRPLRFLWEALRHPVVFAHSISVRRWSERTIIALVMQSVDNSLTVRRTKRGRLTTSMGHGNPNPTWIPVGHEAVRRIADRIGGYPGGTVGDIFDIPLTAHILGGATIGASPAEGVVDAYHRVYGYPGLHVIDGSAVPANLGVNPSLTITAMAERAIALWPNKGDEDRRPSIGEAYQRLEPIAPRSPAVPAHAPAALRLR
- a CDS encoding AraC family transcriptional regulator; the encoded protein is MIHSLPAVPAVSPCETLVRRPHPRLRDHVFSYSGFRTAEPIAHRILPINIPALIIDITGAGRVVTGASSSPVVEQAVRWGHGVTVGLTPAGVLALLGVPMRELTDRSVPLGDLLGGRDASLAERLAALPSWTARFDALDTWLASRLRSSSEDPLVTAAWSRLQRGPTRSRVASVAVSLGVSRRRLETSFQRRIGLTPGTVARIARFQRAVDMIAVGTALPRVATDSGYADQPHLTREVGAFAGVTPTALRDALSAAMPRVPSTASPRPTAVPSAASSRAPADPSRQRAFVQDAPAGRP
- a CDS encoding SDR family oxidoreductase; the protein is MTLTGKTAIVTGGSRGIGRAVVQRLTADGARVIFTYRASKAAAEELADELGATAVQCDQADPATAVPAVFDSVRNDGFDILVNNAAVSGSQPIAELTADDFDRMMTINVKFSLLAIREAIPLLRDGGRIINLSTLNTVVPAPGLALYCASKAALEQVTAVAARELGGRGITVNTVSPGATDTDMLRGANTPEGLTQSVAFTALQRLGQPADVAAVIAFLAGPDAAWVTGQNIRASGGLLV
- a CDS encoding deoxyguanosinetriphosphate triphosphohydrolase family protein; the encoded protein is MDDPRAQRLFGDSLVAPGDLASSPFRVDRDRIVSSPFLARLAGVTQVISPGGAGLLVHNRLTHSLKVAQVGRAIAERVRDAQPDLAEKLGGCDPDVVEAAALAHDLGHPPFGHLGERVLDRLARNRLRLRDGFEGNAQSYRIVTSTEIRGQATIGLNLTNATRAAILKYPWTRRTYPDPHPRFMDPAPRGAAVVPDDPDGGSLKFNAYSTEVNDMRAARAPFAGRVADWQQTVEASVMDTADDIAYAIHDLEDVHRVGVLQQGAVAAELMAWQRWRSETDLNRAGGAIESLRRQLHRKDDWIADDEAFADAVELVRAELVDGLLARPFDGSLEAEARVAAFSANWTRRLVESIEMIGHPAIRSGHVQLARAQWHEVQILKFVQNRFVLERPDLALHQRGQARLLASLVEALLAWLTDPDEAQRLPRRLRDLVELAEAELPTDTPDRISRGRGRAVIDFVAGLTDSQAVGLMEALSGRSRQLWTDAFVL